GCTCGTACAACGGCTTCTTCTACGTGCTGGACGGCGAGATCACCGTGGGCCCGGACGCCCGGGCGCTGCGGCCGGGCCAGGTGGGTTGGCTGGATCGTCCGGAGGGCCCTGGGGACAGCTCGCTCCGCATCGCCGGAGCCGGCACCACCCGGGCGCGGGTGCTGCTGTACGCCGGGCAGCCCCAGAGGGAGCCGCTCGTGAGCTGGGGACCGTTCATCGGGGACACCCAAGCGGACATCATGAGGGTCATGAACGAGTACCGCTCCGGCCGCTACGGTCCCCCACCCCCGCGGTAGAGGACTTGCCGCGCGCTTCAGTGCTCAGCGCTTGCGGCCCTTGGGGCTCTTGGCGCGCGCCGGAGCCTTCCCATAGAGCTGCTGGTAGTCCTTCATGCTGCGGCGGATGACCTCGAGCGCCTCGGGCCGATCGTACACCTCGGCGATCTCCACCTGGCGCTTCCCCTCGCCGGGGATCTGCTTGTACGTGAGGAAGTAGTGCTTGAGCCGGTCCACCATGGCGCGAGGGCTCTGCGCCAGGTGCTGCACCTCGCCATACGCGAGGTCCGACTCCAGCACGGCGATGATCTTGTCGTCGGCCTCCTTGCCGTCGATCATCCGCAGCCCGCCGATGGGCACCGCGCGCACCAGCAGGTTGCCGCTGGTGATGACCTTCTCCGTCAGCACGCAGATGTCCATCGGGTCGCCATCGCCCTGGATGTCCTTGTGGCCAGTGCGCTCGGCAGCGCGCTTGGCCACCTGCGGGCCGCAGAACGTCCGCGGGATGAAGCCGTAGGGCGTGGGGCACTGGCTGGAGAACTGCTGGGGCCGGTCCAGCCGGAGGATGCCCGTCTCCTTGTCCAGCTCGTACTTCACCGCGTCCGTGGGGACGAGCTCGATGAACGCGGTGACGGTCTGCGGCGCGTCCTCGCCGGGGCTCACGCCGTGCCACGGGTGCGCCTGGAATGCATGCCACTGGGGCTTCTTCATGGTGTGTCTCCGAGGGCTTTCAAACAGGGGCTCACACGAACTCGTGAGCGGGGAAGAGCAGGACGTCCGCGATGGAGGGGACGCCCATCAACAGCATCAGAATGCGATCGAGCCCCACGGCGATGCCCGCGGAGGGCGGCATGCGCCCCACGGCCTCCAGGAAGCGCTCGTCCAACGGATAGACGGGGCGGCCCAGGGACTTGCGCAGCGCCTGCTCCTCCGTGAGCCGCGCGCGCTGCTCCACCGCGTCCGTCAGCTCGGAGAAGCCGTTGGCCAGCTCCAGGCCCTTCACGTAGAGCTCCACGCGCTCGGCCACCGACGGGTCCCCGGGCTTCAGCCGGGACAG
The nucleotide sequence above comes from Hyalangium minutum. Encoded proteins:
- a CDS encoding inorganic pyrophosphatase is translated as MKKPQWHAFQAHPWHGVSPGEDAPQTVTAFIELVPTDAVKYELDKETGILRLDRPQQFSSQCPTPYGFIPRTFCGPQVAKRAAERTGHKDIQGDGDPMDICVLTEKVITSGNLLVRAVPIGGLRMIDGKEADDKIIAVLESDLAYGEVQHLAQSPRAMVDRLKHYFLTYKQIPGEGKRQVEIAEVYDRPEALEVIRRSMKDYQQLYGKAPARAKSPKGRKR